The following proteins come from a genomic window of Ammospiza nelsoni isolate bAmmNel1 chromosome 6, bAmmNel1.pri, whole genome shotgun sequence:
- the FGF3 gene encoding fibroblast growth factor 3, which yields MVITWILFLALLQEPRCPGRAAAVPERSGAAPRPRRDAGGRGGVYEHLGGAPRRRKLYCATRYHLQIHPSGRINGTLDKNSAFSILEITAVDVGIVAIKGLFSGRYLAMNKRGRLYASESYNAECEFVERIHELGYNTYASRLYRSVPGRVGSRRRASAERLWYLSINGKGRPRRGFKTRRTQKSSLFLPRVLDNKDHEMVRLFHGSAKFRESLLRAPSRNQRRRRGH from the exons ATGGTTATAACCTGGATCCTgttcctggccctgctgcaggagccgcgctgcccgggccgggccgcggccgTGCCCGAGCGCTCCGGAGCCGCGCCCCGGCCGCGCAGGGATGCGGGGGGACGCGGCGGCGTCTACGAGCACCTCGGGGGAGCGCCCCGCCGCAGGAAGCTCTACTGTGCCACCAGGTACCACCTGCAGATCCACCCCAGCGGCAGGATCAACGGCACCCTGGACAAGAACAGCGCCTTCA GTATTCTGGAGATAACTGCTGTGGATGTTGGAATCGTTGCCATCAAGGGCCTGTTCTCTGGCAGATACCTGGCCATGAACAAGAGGGGCAGACTTTATGCATCA GAGAGCTACAACGCCGAGTGTGAGTTCGTGGAGCGCATCCACGAGCTGGGCTACAACACGTACGCCTCGCGGCTGTACCGGAGCGTGCCCGGCCGGGTGGGCAGCCGGCGCAGAGCCAGCGCAGAGAGACTCTGGTACCTCTCCATCAACGGCAAGGGGCGACCCCGCCGGGGCTTCAAGACCCGCAGGACACAGAAATCCTCTCTCTTTCTGCCCAGGGTGCTGGACAACAAAGACCACGAGATGGTCCGGCTGTTCCACGGCAGCGCCAAATTCCGGGAGAGTCTCCTGAGGGCGCCCAGCAGGAACCAGCGCAGGAGGAGAGGGCACTGA